One Gemmatimonadota bacterium DNA window includes the following coding sequences:
- a CDS encoding cupin domain-containing protein yields the protein MPVAYVPDQKRFSDDKFQKVNLFDTDRMFCDIYCFEPGQEQKAHSHAENDKIYYVLEGNGDFTVGDETVKGVPGTAVLCPPGVAHGVLNSSEGRLVVLVFMAPHP from the coding sequence ATGCCGGTGGCATACGTACCGGATCAGAAACGCTTCTCGGACGACAAGTTCCAGAAGGTCAATCTCTTCGATACGGATCGCATGTTCTGCGATATCTACTGTTTCGAACCCGGCCAGGAACAGAAGGCCCACAGCCACGCCGAAAACGACAAGATCTACTACGTGTTGGAAGGGAACGGCGATTTCACGGTCGGCGACGAAACCGTGAAGGGCGTTCCCGGTACGGCGGTGCTGTGTCCTCCCGGGGTGGCCCACGGCGTACTTAACTCGAGCGAAGGCCGGCTGGTGGTCCTGGTGTTCATGGCGCCCCATCCATGA
- a CDS encoding amidohydrolase codes for MCEYTGPNPIPKIDIHTHILPENWPDLHKRYGYGGFVELDHYRPGCARMMIDGRQFREIQANSWDPPTRIGECDAAGVHVQVLSTVPVMFSYWAQPADALDLSRMLNDHIADVVHTWPRRFIGLGTVPMQAPDLAIREMERCVRELGLSGIEIGTHINGNNLSEPHLFPVFEAAAELGAAVFIHPWDIMGQESMEKYWLPWLVGMPAETSRAICSMIFGGVLERLPDLRVAFAHGGGSFPATIGRIDYGFQIRPDLCAVDNDVLPSDYLGRFYLDSLVHDSRILDYLIQLIGPDHIALGSDYPFPLGEAVPGRMIESMSHLDDDVKSRLLYRSALAWLNLAADRFFGGND; via the coding sequence ATGTGCGAATACACCGGCCCCAACCCCATACCCAAGATCGACATCCACACCCATATCCTGCCGGAGAACTGGCCCGACCTGCACAAGCGCTACGGGTACGGCGGGTTCGTCGAACTGGACCATTACCGGCCGGGATGCGCGCGCATGATGATCGACGGCAGGCAGTTCCGCGAGATACAGGCCAACTCGTGGGACCCGCCGACCCGGATCGGGGAATGCGACGCCGCCGGCGTGCACGTCCAGGTCCTCTCCACCGTCCCGGTGATGTTCAGCTACTGGGCGCAGCCGGCGGACGCGCTGGACCTGTCCCGCATGCTCAACGACCACATCGCCGATGTCGTCCATACCTGGCCCCGGCGTTTCATCGGCCTGGGCACGGTGCCCATGCAGGCGCCCGACCTGGCCATCCGGGAAATGGAGCGGTGCGTCCGGGAACTGGGCCTGTCCGGCATTGAGATCGGGACCCACATCAATGGCAACAACCTGAGCGAACCCCACCTGTTCCCGGTGTTCGAAGCGGCGGCTGAACTCGGCGCGGCGGTGTTCATCCATCCCTGGGACATCATGGGACAGGAGTCCATGGAGAAGTACTGGCTGCCCTGGCTGGTGGGCATGCCCGCCGAGACCTCACGGGCAATCTGTTCCATGATCTTCGGCGGAGTGCTCGAGCGCCTGCCCGACCTGCGCGTGGCCTTTGCCCACGGCGGCGGGTCCTTTCCCGCGACCATCGGACGGATCGACTACGGGTTCCAGATCCGCCCCGACCTGTGCGCGGTGGACAACGACGTGCTGCCGAGCGATTACCTGGGCCGGTTCTACCTGGATTCCCTCGTCCACGACAGCCGCATCCTGGACTACCTGATCCAGCTCATCGGACCGGACCACATCGCCCTGGGATCGGACTATCCCTTCCCGCTCGGTGAAGCGGTGCCGGGCAGGATGATCGAGTCCATGAGCCACCTGGACGATGACGTCAAGTCCAGGCTGCTGTACCGCTCCGCGCTCGCGTGGCTGAACCTGGCAGCAGACCGGTTTTTCGGTGGAAACGACTAG
- a CDS encoding tRNA dihydrouridine synthase DusB gives MTHEIAIGPHRIKSLKPGMPILTLAPMAGISNWPFRLICAKMGAQMVGVEFINCNAILHKNPKTLQMMNFCDADIYRDTGMSLLAAQIYGNDIGRMVEGALVLEEKGAQIMDINFGCSVPKILRSDSGAAFLKDIDRMMNAVRSVAEAVSIPVIIKTRLGWDHDNISILEVVKRAADSGAHAVAVHARTVAQKFNGTADWSWIARAVEVSPVPIFGNGDVFIYEDAVRMVEETGCAGVMIARAARDNPYIFSGARIPTFTERVRLARDHLGMMVEYKGEKVGVMEMRKFFASYFKGFPNASHLRTSLVQVDTVTQAHRILDQWVTDSDRQPYDA, from the coding sequence ATGACCCACGAAATCGCCATAGGTCCGCACCGCATTAAGTCGCTTAAACCCGGCATGCCCATCCTCACGCTGGCGCCCATGGCGGGCATCAGCAACTGGCCGTTCCGATTGATCTGCGCGAAGATGGGCGCCCAGATGGTCGGCGTGGAATTCATCAACTGCAACGCCATTCTCCACAAGAACCCGAAGACGCTTCAGATGATGAACTTCTGCGACGCCGACATCTACCGCGATACCGGCATGTCGCTGCTCGCGGCGCAGATCTACGGGAACGATATCGGCCGCATGGTGGAAGGCGCGCTGGTGCTGGAGGAAAAGGGCGCGCAGATCATGGACATCAACTTCGGGTGTTCCGTGCCCAAGATCCTGCGGTCCGATTCCGGCGCCGCTTTTCTCAAGGACATCGACCGGATGATGAACGCGGTGCGCAGCGTGGCCGAGGCCGTCTCGATTCCGGTCATCATCAAGACGCGTCTGGGCTGGGACCACGACAATATCAGCATCCTGGAAGTGGTGAAACGCGCCGCGGATTCCGGCGCCCACGCCGTGGCGGTGCACGCCCGCACCGTGGCGCAGAAGTTCAACGGGACCGCGGACTGGTCATGGATCGCCCGCGCCGTGGAAGTCTCCCCCGTGCCGATCTTCGGAAACGGCGACGTGTTCATTTACGAGGACGCGGTGCGCATGGTGGAGGAGACGGGGTGCGCCGGCGTGATGATCGCCCGGGCCGCGCGGGACAACCCCTACATCTTCTCCGGCGCGCGGATACCGACGTTTACCGAGCGGGTCCGGCTCGCCCGGGACCACCTGGGCATGATGGTGGAGTACAAGGGGGAGAAGGTGGGCGTGATGGAAATGCGCAAGTTCTTCGCCTCCTACTTCAAAGGCTTCCCCAACGCATCCCACCTGAGGACCAGCCTGGTGCAGGTGGACACCGTCACCCAGGCCCACCGGATTCTTGACCAATGGGTGACTGATTCGGATCGTCAACCGTATGATGCTTGA
- a CDS encoding aldehyde dehydrogenase, protein MMHVLNYIGGELREPAGGTYLDNIEPATGAVIGRTPDSGTGDVEEAVVAAEKTFPAWSSLSVQERSAHLLRIAGLIEENREELALAESNDTGKPVALAATVDIPRAASNFRFYATAIEHFASDAHAMGRSALNYTLRAPIGLAGCISPWNLPLYLLTWKIAPALAAGNCVIGKPSELTPTTAFLLSRICIEAGLPAGVLNIVHGHGHKAGAAVADHPGIPVVSFTGGTATGRSIAAAAAPNFKRVSLELGGKNPNIVFADCPYEDTLQTALLSSFSNQGEICLCGPRILIERPLYETFRDDFVERTRRLAVGDPRDAGNRLGAVVSEAHMDKILSYVELAREEGGRVLCGGQRVRVNGRCKDGWFVAPTVIEGLSPDCRTNQEEIFGPVVTLLPFDSDDEAVDQANGTPYGLAAMVWTDNLGRAHRVAERLHAGIIWINCWMLRDLRTPFGGMKQSGVGREGGFEALRFFTEPKNVCIKM, encoded by the coding sequence ATGATGCATGTACTCAACTACATCGGCGGTGAATTGCGCGAACCGGCCGGCGGCACGTACCTGGACAATATCGAGCCCGCTACGGGCGCCGTGATCGGCAGGACGCCGGACTCCGGCACGGGGGACGTGGAGGAAGCGGTCGTCGCCGCGGAAAAGACCTTTCCGGCCTGGTCGTCCCTGTCCGTCCAGGAACGATCCGCCCACCTCCTCCGCATCGCCGGCCTGATCGAGGAGAACCGGGAAGAACTGGCCCTGGCGGAATCAAACGATACGGGCAAGCCGGTGGCCCTGGCGGCAACGGTGGACATCCCCCGCGCCGCGAGCAACTTCCGGTTCTACGCGACGGCCATCGAGCACTTCGCCAGCGACGCCCACGCCATGGGCAGATCGGCCCTGAATTACACCCTCCGGGCGCCGATCGGCCTCGCCGGATGCATTTCCCCGTGGAACCTGCCCCTCTACCTGCTGACGTGGAAGATCGCGCCGGCCCTTGCCGCCGGCAACTGCGTGATCGGCAAGCCCTCGGAACTGACGCCCACGACCGCGTTCCTGCTGTCCAGGATATGCATCGAAGCGGGACTGCCCGCCGGGGTGCTGAACATCGTGCACGGCCACGGCCACAAGGCGGGCGCCGCCGTGGCGGACCATCCCGGCATTCCGGTCGTTTCCTTCACGGGCGGGACGGCGACGGGCAGGAGCATCGCGGCCGCGGCCGCGCCGAACTTCAAGCGGGTCTCCCTGGAGCTGGGCGGCAAGAACCCGAATATCGTCTTCGCGGACTGTCCCTACGAGGATACCCTGCAGACCGCCCTGCTGTCCTCCTTTTCCAACCAGGGAGAGATCTGCCTGTGCGGTCCGCGCATCCTCATCGAACGGCCCCTGTACGAGACCTTCCGGGACGATTTCGTAGAACGGACCCGCAGGCTGGCCGTCGGGGATCCGAGGGATGCCGGCAACCGGCTCGGCGCCGTCGTGTCCGAGGCGCATATGGACAAGATCCTGTCCTACGTGGAACTGGCCAGGGAAGAAGGCGGGCGGGTCCTCTGCGGCGGGCAGCGGGTACGGGTAAATGGCCGCTGCAAGGACGGGTGGTTCGTCGCGCCCACGGTGATCGAGGGCCTGTCGCCGGACTGCCGGACCAACCAGGAAGAGATCTTCGGTCCCGTGGTGACGCTCCTGCCCTTCGATTCCGACGACGAAGCGGTGGACCAGGCCAACGGCACGCCCTACGGCCTGGCCGCCATGGTCTGGACCGACAACCTGGGCCGCGCCCACCGCGTGGCCGAACGCCTGCACGCGGGTATCATCTGGATCAACTGCTGGATGCTGCGTGACCTCCGCACGCCCTTCGGCGGCATGAAGCAGTCGGGCGTGGGCCGCGAGGGTGGATTTGAAGCCCTGCGGTTCTTCACCGAGCCCAAGAACGTGTGCATCAAGATGTAG
- a CDS encoding 3-hydroxyanthranilate 3,4-dioxygenase, with protein sequence MAVTAPFNFKAWIDEHRHLLKPPVGNQCVYTEAEDFIVMVVGGPNARKDYHFNEGEEFFYQVEGDIVLKIIDDGKPVDVPIREGEIFLLPAGVPHSPQRPADTVGLVMETKRRSGEIDGFMWYCESCGEKLYEERFELEDIVSQLPPVMNRFFNSEEHRTCRICGAVMPKPEGG encoded by the coding sequence ATGGCCGTAACGGCTCCATTCAATTTCAAGGCCTGGATAGACGAACACAGGCACCTGCTCAAGCCTCCGGTCGGCAACCAGTGCGTCTATACAGAGGCCGAAGACTTCATCGTCATGGTCGTCGGCGGACCGAACGCCCGCAAGGACTACCACTTCAATGAAGGCGAAGAGTTTTTCTATCAGGTGGAGGGCGATATCGTCCTGAAGATCATCGACGACGGAAAGCCGGTGGACGTCCCGATCCGGGAAGGCGAGATCTTCCTCCTGCCGGCCGGGGTCCCTCATTCGCCCCAGAGACCGGCGGACACCGTGGGCCTGGTCATGGAAACCAAGCGCAGAAGCGGTGAGATCGACGGGTTCATGTGGTATTGCGAAAGCTGCGGGGAGAAACTCTACGAGGAACGATTCGAACTGGAAGATATCGTCAGCCAGTTGCCGCCTGTCATGAACCGGTTCTTCAACAGCGAAGAACACCGTACCTGCAGGATATGCGGCGCGGTCATGCCGAAACCGGAAGGCGGGTGA
- the kynU gene encoding kynureninase yields MDTRPDQRTDAGEMDARDGLSAFRSRFHFPRAGNGAEAVYLVGHSLGLQPVAAREYVERELDDWRSLGVEGHFKGENPWMPYHEALADPLARLAGALPGEVVAMNTLTVNLHLMMVSFYRPTPERFRILVEGAAFPSDQYAVASQAAWHGYDPAESVIELWPREGENTVRTGDIEDLLEREGASIALVFLGGVNYLTGQAFDMDRITAAGHRQGCVVGFDLAHTMGNLELRLHDWDVDFAVWCSYKYLNGGPGCVGGCFVHERHGRRDDLPRFAGWWGHDKSTRFRMPSAFEAIPGAEGWQLSNPPILPLAALRASLELFDEAGIDRLREKSRGLTGYLEHLLRDRFPGELDIITPSDPEQRGCQLSLRTGPRGGYVHRHLAEHGIWCDWREPDVIRVAPVPLYNSFADVRRFVEVMAEGMERSKRAG; encoded by the coding sequence ATGGACACGCGACCCGACCAGCGAACGGACGCCGGCGAGATGGACGCCAGGGACGGGCTTTCAGCCTTCCGGTCGCGTTTTCACTTCCCGAGGGCCGGAAACGGGGCGGAGGCGGTCTACCTGGTGGGCCATTCGCTCGGACTCCAGCCCGTAGCCGCACGGGAATACGTGGAACGTGAACTCGACGACTGGCGAAGCCTGGGCGTCGAAGGGCATTTCAAGGGAGAGAACCCCTGGATGCCTTACCACGAAGCGCTGGCGGACCCGCTGGCCCGCCTTGCCGGCGCACTGCCCGGTGAAGTCGTCGCCATGAATACGCTCACGGTGAATCTCCACCTGATGATGGTCTCCTTCTACCGGCCGACCCCGGAGAGATTCCGAATCCTCGTCGAAGGGGCCGCCTTTCCCTCCGACCAGTACGCCGTCGCCTCGCAGGCGGCCTGGCACGGATACGACCCCGCGGAGAGCGTGATCGAGCTGTGGCCGCGGGAAGGGGAGAACACGGTCCGCACCGGGGATATCGAGGACCTGCTCGAACGGGAAGGCGCGTCCATCGCCCTGGTCTTCCTGGGCGGGGTGAACTACCTGACCGGCCAGGCCTTCGACATGGACCGGATCACGGCGGCGGGCCATCGCCAGGGCTGCGTCGTGGGATTCGACCTCGCTCATACCATGGGAAACCTGGAACTGCGGCTGCACGACTGGGACGTGGACTTCGCCGTCTGGTGTTCCTACAAGTACCTGAACGGCGGACCCGGCTGCGTAGGCGGGTGCTTCGTCCACGAACGGCACGGACGGAGAGACGACCTGCCTCGGTTCGCCGGATGGTGGGGACACGACAAGTCCACCCGGTTCCGGATGCCCTCGGCATTCGAGGCGATCCCGGGCGCGGAAGGCTGGCAGCTCAGCAATCCGCCCATACTCCCGCTGGCGGCCCTGCGCGCCTCGCTGGAGCTTTTCGACGAGGCGGGCATAGACAGGCTGCGCGAAAAGAGCAGAGGGCTGACCGGGTACCTGGAACACCTGCTCCGTGACCGCTTCCCGGGTGAATTGGACATCATCACGCCGTCGGACCCGGAGCAGCGCGGATGCCAGCTTTCGCTCAGGACGGGGCCGCGAGGCGGCTACGTGCACCGGCATCTGGCGGAACACGGCATCTGGTGCGACTGGCGGGAGCCCGACGTGATCCGCGTCGCCCCTGTACCGCTGTACAATAGTTTTGCGGACGTCCGCCGCTTCGTGGAGGTCATGGCGGAAGGCATGGAGCGGTCCAAGCGGGCCGGGTGA
- the pstB gene encoding phosphate ABC transporter ATP-binding protein, whose product MTTENVPVKPKILREETIIDVEHVSFWYGDRAALKDVTMAIDRQVITAFIGPSGCGKTTLLRLINRMNDLVPQVRMTGMIRMNGVDIYGPDTDVTRLRRRVGMVFQQPNPFPKSIYENVAYGPRIHGVKSGGFLDEIVERCLRRAFLWEEVQAQLEESALGLSLGQQQRLCIARAIAVEPEVLLMDEPCSSLDPVATSRIEELMLDLKDDYTIVIVTHNMQQAARVSEYTGFLLKGELVEMGVTDAMFTTPSDRRTEDYITGRAG is encoded by the coding sequence ATGACGACGGAAAACGTACCGGTCAAGCCGAAGATCCTGCGTGAGGAAACGATCATCGATGTCGAGCACGTGTCCTTCTGGTACGGTGACCGGGCCGCGCTGAAGGACGTGACCATGGCGATCGACCGCCAGGTCATCACGGCCTTCATCGGTCCGTCAGGCTGCGGCAAGACGACCTTGCTCAGGTTGATCAACCGTATGAACGACCTCGTTCCCCAGGTCCGCATGACGGGTATGATCCGGATGAACGGGGTGGATATCTACGGGCCGGACACCGATGTCACGCGGCTGCGCCGGCGCGTCGGCATGGTCTTCCAGCAGCCGAATCCCTTCCCCAAGTCCATCTACGAGAACGTGGCCTACGGTCCCCGGATCCACGGCGTGAAGTCCGGCGGTTTCCTCGACGAGATCGTGGAACGGTGCCTGCGCCGGGCCTTCCTGTGGGAGGAAGTTCAGGCACAGCTCGAGGAAAGCGCCCTCGGGCTTTCTCTCGGACAGCAGCAGCGGCTCTGCATCGCGCGGGCGATCGCGGTCGAACCGGAAGTCCTGCTCATGGACGAGCCGTGCTCGTCGCTGGACCCCGTCGCCACGTCCAGGATCGAGGAATTAATGCTTGATCTGAAGGACGATTACACCATTGTTATCGTGACGCACAACATGCAGCAGGCGGCGCGTGTGTCCGAATACACCGGGTTCTTGCTCAAGGGCGAGCTGGTGGAAATGGGCGTGACCGACGCGATGTTCACCACGCCCAGCGACCGGCGCACAGAAGACTACATCACGGGCCGTGCGGGATAG
- a CDS encoding RidA family protein — MQQHYDSDRAPEPVGPYPHARRVGNLLFLSGIGPRVRGRQDIPGVTLGPDGEIASYDIEQQCHAVFHNVRSILEDAGSAWENLVDITVYLTDMEKDFTVFNRIYREYFREHQPCRTTVGVSRLPTRIAIELKCIATI, encoded by the coding sequence ATGCAACAGCATTACGATTCCGATCGGGCCCCCGAGCCGGTGGGACCCTATCCCCATGCCCGAAGGGTGGGGAACCTGCTGTTCCTGTCGGGCATCGGGCCCCGCGTAAGGGGACGACAGGACATTCCGGGCGTGACCCTGGGGCCGGACGGCGAGATCGCGTCCTACGATATCGAGCAGCAGTGCCACGCCGTTTTCCACAATGTCCGCTCCATCCTGGAAGACGCGGGCAGCGCCTGGGAGAACCTCGTGGACATCACCGTGTACCTCACCGACATGGAAAAGGACTTCACGGTATTCAACCGGATCTACCGTGAGTATTTCAGGGAGCATCAGCCCTGTCGCACCACGGTCGGGGTTTCCCGGCTCCCCACCCGGATTGCCATCGAATTGAAATGTATCGCTACGATCTGA
- a CDS encoding LbtU family siderophore porin, which translates to MEISPLRRTVKILVAFAMMFPVVLCIGFASAQETDEKPGEESLFRFIEIGGVAEFTVSRKQSSEGETSTSTAAEQLEMGVGIEPHPWIGSEFGWIHEHEEDHGEEEEGHELGIFTGTIIVGPPDGNWWLKGGVQFLPFTMFELAEVHAAHDASIGPFETGAIVDPLSFEFGSKREKSLLLGVSLGEFLGSVYGYYGDDARSDEPRSGFGAAVGYKKHVDEEDEIAFNLSYIDDLGTLAGFQEELFGHESEAHGADHGGLPAGSDDQVPGWSVATAIHYSGVAFSAEYMISQDRFAPGVLAHDGRGARPAAWSLEAGYGFELVGRGADLTLGYQGTSEAAELGIPSIRYLSVVTVDLWKDTLFSTFEWIHDREYGTARGGSGENTNKYTLQLGVEF; encoded by the coding sequence ATGGAGATTAGCCCGTTGAGAAGAACAGTAAAGATCCTGGTTGCCTTTGCCATGATGTTCCCGGTCGTGCTGTGCATTGGCTTCGCCTCCGCACAGGAAACCGACGAGAAGCCCGGCGAGGAGTCATTGTTCAGGTTTATTGAAATCGGGGGCGTGGCGGAGTTTACCGTTTCGCGCAAACAATCGTCCGAGGGGGAAACTTCCACGTCCACGGCGGCCGAGCAGTTGGAAATGGGCGTTGGCATCGAGCCCCACCCGTGGATCGGATCGGAGTTCGGATGGATCCACGAGCACGAAGAAGATCACGGTGAAGAGGAGGAGGGACACGAACTGGGGATCTTTACGGGTACGATCATCGTCGGACCGCCCGACGGCAACTGGTGGCTCAAGGGTGGGGTGCAATTCCTTCCCTTCACCATGTTCGAACTGGCCGAAGTCCACGCGGCGCACGATGCCAGTATCGGTCCCTTCGAGACCGGCGCGATTGTCGATCCGCTGTCTTTCGAGTTCGGATCCAAAAGGGAGAAATCCCTGCTGCTGGGTGTTTCACTCGGCGAGTTCCTGGGCAGCGTCTACGGTTACTATGGAGACGATGCGCGTTCGGATGAACCCCGGTCCGGTTTCGGCGCCGCGGTTGGTTACAAAAAGCACGTGGACGAAGAAGACGAAATCGCCTTCAACCTGTCGTATATCGATGACCTGGGCACGCTGGCGGGTTTTCAAGAAGAACTGTTCGGACATGAAAGCGAAGCGCACGGCGCCGACCACGGTGGCCTACCCGCCGGCAGTGATGATCAGGTGCCCGGATGGTCGGTGGCTACGGCCATTCACTACAGCGGCGTTGCGTTTTCCGCAGAGTACATGATTTCCCAGGATCGATTCGCGCCCGGCGTGCTGGCGCACGATGGCCGGGGCGCCCGTCCGGCGGCCTGGTCTCTTGAGGCCGGTTATGGATTCGAACTGGTGGGAAGGGGAGCCGACCTCACGCTGGGATACCAGGGCACTTCAGAGGCGGCGGAACTGGGCATACCGTCGATACGCTACCTGTCCGTAGTCACCGTCGACTTATGGAAGGACACACTCTTCAGCACGTTTGAATGGATCCACGACAGGGAATACGGAACAGCCAGGGGCGGCAGCGGCGAGAACACGAACAAATACACCCTTCAGCTGGGCGTCGAATTCTGA
- a CDS encoding FAD-dependent monooxygenase — protein MGAKRETVTLIGAGLAGSLLAIFLARRGFRVEVYEKRSDIRRESAGAGHAGQAGRSINLAMSVRGLHALGQVGLRDEVLAMAIPMVGRLIHPVEGDRVLQPYGQREDEVIYSVSRGELNRFLLDAAEREDGVRLHFNARCTGLEFRTGVLYVRDDATNHVHSLRPDRVIGVDGSASAIRTAMMNVGRFDLSQQYLTHGYKELTIPAGPDGAYRMEPNALHIWPRGMYMLIALPNLDGSYTCTLFFPHEGEYSFASLLEPRQILDFFKMQFPDATALMPDLATLYRDNPTGSLVTLKCSPWHYRDRVLLLGDAAHAIVPFFGQGMNCAFEDCTILDECIETHWPDWGSVFESFGRRRKKDTDAIADMALANYVEMRDLVSDPGFQLRQKVGFLLEQKYPDRFIPRYSMVSFHRYPYSEALHCGEIQEGILRELCASISTADQVDWNTAERLVGERLGARMTPG, from the coding sequence ATGGGAGCCAAGCGGGAAACCGTAACCCTTATCGGCGCGGGCCTTGCCGGATCCCTGCTGGCGATCTTCCTCGCCCGCCGCGGATTCCGAGTCGAGGTGTACGAGAAGCGGTCCGATATCCGCCGCGAATCGGCTGGCGCCGGTCACGCCGGCCAGGCCGGCAGGTCGATCAATCTGGCCATGTCGGTGCGGGGCCTTCATGCGCTGGGGCAGGTAGGCCTGCGAGACGAAGTCCTGGCCATGGCGATCCCCATGGTGGGACGGCTGATCCATCCCGTGGAAGGCGACCGGGTCCTGCAGCCCTACGGCCAGCGGGAGGACGAGGTCATCTACTCCGTATCCCGCGGCGAACTGAACCGGTTCCTGCTGGACGCCGCGGAACGGGAAGACGGCGTGCGGCTGCATTTCAACGCCCGGTGCACCGGACTGGAATTCCGAACCGGCGTGCTGTACGTCCGCGACGACGCGACCAATCACGTCCACTCCCTCCGCCCCGACCGGGTCATTGGCGTGGACGGCTCGGCATCGGCCATCCGGACCGCCATGATGAACGTGGGCCGGTTCGACCTCTCCCAGCAGTACCTGACCCATGGCTACAAGGAACTGACCATTCCCGCCGGACCGGACGGCGCGTACAGGATGGAGCCCAATGCCCTCCATATCTGGCCACGGGGCATGTACATGCTCATCGCGCTGCCCAACCTGGACGGCAGTTACACCTGCACCCTCTTCTTCCCCCACGAAGGCGAGTACAGTTTCGCCAGTCTCCTGGAGCCGCGCCAGATACTGGACTTCTTCAAGATGCAGTTTCCCGATGCGACGGCGCTGATGCCCGATCTGGCCACCCTGTACCGCGACAATCCCACCGGGTCCCTGGTCACCCTCAAGTGTTCTCCCTGGCATTACCGCGACCGGGTGCTGCTCCTGGGTGACGCCGCGCACGCGATCGTGCCGTTCTTCGGCCAGGGGATGAACTGCGCTTTCGAAGACTGCACCATCCTCGACGAATGTATCGAGACGCACTGGCCGGACTGGGGAAGCGTATTCGAGTCCTTCGGGCGCCGTCGGAAGAAAGACACGGATGCCATCGCCGACATGGCGCTGGCCAATTACGTCGAAATGCGCGACCTGGTAAGCGATCCCGGTTTCCAGTTGCGGCAGAAGGTGGGATTCCTGCTGGAACAGAAGTACCCCGACCGGTTCATCCCGCGGTATTCCATGGTGTCGTTCCACCGGTACCCCTACAGCGAGGCACTGCACTGCGGCGAGATCCAGGAAGGCATCCTCCGGGAGCTCTGCGCCTCCATCTCCACGGCGGACCAGGTCGACTGGAACACGGCGGAGCGACTCGTCGGGGAACGGCTCGGCGCCAGGATGACGCCAGGATGA
- the phoU gene encoding phosphate signaling complex protein PhoU produces the protein METQLQQQLEGLRSALLSMAALVEEQIARAITAHVERDVDLCDQVIAGDGPIDAMELEIDEQCIRLLALQHPIARDLRFVAASMKITIDLERLGDIAVNISKKTKQLAGMPLLKPLVDLPRMADLSQSMVKDSLNAFVRGDEQLAMDVCDRDEEVNQLQDQIFEELLACMKEDSGSVPQAMQLIFISRHIERLADHATNIAEGVVYFSEGRVIKHHTVDDPNQSPIGQESGGPG, from the coding sequence ATGGAAACCCAACTTCAACAACAACTGGAAGGTCTGAGGTCCGCGCTGCTGAGCATGGCCGCGCTCGTGGAGGAACAGATCGCCCGGGCGATCACGGCGCACGTGGAGCGCGACGTCGACTTGTGCGATCAGGTCATCGCCGGCGACGGGCCCATCGACGCCATGGAACTGGAGATCGACGAGCAGTGCATCCGGCTGCTGGCGCTCCAGCACCCCATCGCGCGGGACCTGCGCTTTGTCGCGGCCAGCATGAAGATCACGATCGACCTGGAACGGCTGGGCGACATCGCCGTCAACATCTCCAAGAAAACGAAACAGCTCGCCGGGATGCCCCTCCTGAAACCGCTCGTCGACCTGCCGCGCATGGCGGACCTTTCCCAATCCATGGTCAAGGACAGCCTCAACGCCTTCGTGCGCGGAGACGAGCAACTGGCCATGGACGTCTGCGACAGGGACGAGGAGGTCAATCAGTTGCAGGACCAGATCTTCGAGGAACTGCTGGCCTGCATGAAGGAGGATTCAGGGTCGGTGCCCCAGGCGATGCAACTGATCTTCATTTCCCGCCACATCGAACGCCTGGCCGATCACGCCACGAACATCGCCGAAGGCGTGGTGTATTTCTCGGAAGGCCGCGTGATCAAGCATCATACGGTTGACGATCCGAATCAGTCACCCATTGGTCAAGAATCCGGTGGGCCTGGGTGA